Genomic segment of Paenibacillaceae bacterium GAS479:
GGTGTCATCGATGGAACTTCATCCTATCCGCGACTACCTTGACCAAGGTCTGCTTGTGACGGTCAACACCGACAATCCGACCGTTTCAGGAACGAATTTGACCCGTGAGTATGAGAATCTCACAAGGCATTTTCGTTTTTCAGACAAAGAGATCCGCAGGGTGGCGCAGACCGCGATTGAAGCCGCGTTCGTCGATGAGGAGCACAAGGAGCAGTTGCGGGAACGCTTTGAACGTGAGTGGCAGGAGCTTGGGGTGCTGGCTGTCGAGGGCTGATTGTTTCCCTAGCCACGCTGTTTCTCCGGAGAACGTGCGCCAGAAACCTCTCACCACACACATCAAAAAGGAGCAAGCCATGAGGCTTGCTCCCTTTTGTTATAGCCAATAATCTGAATAAAAAGAGTCCATATTACGAGTCGACCCAGCGAACCATCCCGTAGCCCAGATTAACTCGCCAGGCTTACCAACGTGCCTTAGACCGGCTTTTTGAACCAGCCCATCGGCTTTCCTATTGGCAGGAAAGTATAACCTAAATGGTTGTTGAGAACATTGGCGCCCATACCATAGAACGATACGAGAGCAATGAACAGTTCGGACCAGGCAGCCAGTCCGTGGGTAAAGCTTTCAGCAATACCGAAGGCGCTGAGCGCCAGGCCGAGGAAAAGAAAGTCGATCAACACGAAAATCAGGAACAACGTTTTGTTTGTTTCAGCAGCCCCGATTGTCATGAATAGGGTGAAAATCAAATAACCAGCAAAGGCAACGCCAAGCTGATTGCCGTCAGCTGTGCTTGCAAGCACTGGGCCAAAAACGCCCAGCTTGATGAGCCAGGAGCTGGCGACACCGAGCCAGAACAGGCCGTAAGCGGCAAACGCGGTTGTACCAAAGTGGTTGCCGCGTTTTGCATCTTCCACGGCAGCGAATAGCTGAGCTATCGCTCCTAGAAATACAGCCCACGGAATGACGAGTGCATAGCCGTCTGTCCAGCCCAGCTTTTGGGTAGAAGCGACCAAAGTGACCATGGCAAGACCGAACAATCCGATTGCCGATGGGTCGGAGTTGTGATGCTTGATGTGTTGCAGGTTTGTTTGAAGCATGAAGCAGGTTCTCTCCTTTATGTCTGTCTCTCTATAGTTGTCTTGCGTTGCTTTTAAGCAACCCTTCAATTCTGAAGGATTGGGATAGAAAATGGAGCATCATTCTGTGTCTATTTCCGCACATTTTCAACGGTAAGCTTTTCCAAAGGGTTCAATGTCGAACGTTTGTACGCTTTATCTCGCTATGGTAAACTATTCGTTATGGATTCCGTTTACAGGGGTTGAGAGGATGGACTTATTCGATTACAAGGAAGAGGATGCGCCCCGTGCAAGGCTGCTTGCGGATCGGATGCGGCCTCGGACGCTTGAGGAATATATCGGCCAGGAGGATGTAGTTGGCCCAGGCACGCTGCTGCGTAGGGCGATCGAGAGCGATCAGGTTAGCTCGCTGCTGCTGTTCGGCCCTCCTGGTAGTGGCAAAACAACACTGGCGAACATCATTTCCCTCCGAACAGAGGGAGAGTTCGTCAAGCTTAATGCGGTTGATGCGACGGTCAAGGATGTACGCGATGTCATCGACAGAGCGAAGAGTACAAAGACGCTGTACGGCCGCAAAACGATTCTTTTCCTTGACGAGGTGCATCGCTTCAACTCCTCGCGGCAGGACGCGCTTTTGCCCGCAGTAGAGCAGGGCATTATCATCTTTATCGGGGCGACAACGGAAAATCCGTTCCATTCGGTGAATGGAGCCCTATTATCACGCTCGACACTGTTCCGGTTGCATGCGTTGGAGAGCCGCCACGCGCTGGAGGCGATGCAGCGGGCGATCGCGGATAAGGAACGCGGGCTCGGCTTCATGAAGCTGGACGTTCGACCGGAGGCTTTGGAGCATATCGCGAGCATGGCCGGTGGAGATATTCGCCGCGCGCTCAATGCACTGGATCTGGCTGCCGTCACAACACCCTCCGAGCCGGATGGATCGGTCATCGTGACACTTGAGGTGGCGCAGGAATCGATTCGCAGCCGCGCTGTGCAGGCGGACGAATCGACGCAGTACGACATACTCTCTGCTTTTCACAAGAGCATCCGGGGCTCTAGCGACGCGGCCTTGTTTTGGTTTTTGTACGCAGTAGAGAAGCTGGGGATGGACCCGATGGTGTTCATTCGGCGGCTGATCGTGGCGTGCAGCGAGGATATTGGACTGGCTAATCCCCAGGCGATGGTACAGGCGGTGACGAGCATGGATGCTTATCACAAGATTGGCTGGCCGGAGGCAAAATATAACGTCGCCCAGGCGATATTATTTGCGGTGGAGAGTCCCAAATCCAATGCGACAGCGCTGGCTATCAGCAAAGCAATGACCAAGATGGACGCTGTCGGCACGCCCGAGGTACCGTTGCATCTGCGCGATGCGCATTATAAAGGGGCGCAGCAGCTCGGCCATGTCGGGTATCAGTACCCGCATGATTTTCCCGGTCATTATGTCGATCAGCTGTATTACCCGGAACGGCTCGCTGGCTCGACTGTGTACGAGGCGACTAGTCAAGGCATGGAAGACAAGATCCGCCACAACCAGCAGCAGCGCAAGTCGGCATCTTCTAGAGGGAAGCCCGGGCGCTGAGAACAACAACACGAAAAAGAGCCGACTTCCGTATTTGGAAGTCGGCTTTTTTTGGTACACCCACTAAAGGTGTCTAGCCTCAATTATGTATATACAAACTTCAGCTTGTGGTCACTAGGATGATCTGTTGCACTGATCAAAAAGATTGCTCCTCCTCGTCGCCTTCGGCCCAATAGCCCATATGCGTTTTCGGTCATTCAAAAAAAGGATTAACAAGACGAACATTTAGTATTAAAATATATAGAGGTGCAACAAATCGGCTTACCCGTCATATCTTAGGAAAAAGGTTTCACTGCGCTCAAAAAGTTGCCCTATAACAAAAGTTGTGGCTTTAGGACAAAAGGGAGGGAACTACCATGATCGAAAAAGAACTGGCTGCAACTATATCGGATGGAGAAGGTTGGAGGCGTGCTGGCGGACAGCCATCGCTGGCCGAAGTGCATCGCAGCTTGCATGTACCTAAAAAAGCTAGCTGGCTGCGCAAGCTGCTGGCTTTCATGGGGCCGGGTTATTTGGTCGCGGTAGGTTATATGGACCCTGGCAACTGGGCGACCGATCTGGCAGGAGGCTCGATGTTCGGCTATACACTGCTTTCCGTTGTTCTGTTATCCAATCTGATTGCGATGCTGCTGCAATCGCTATCCGGCAAGCTCGGCATCGTTACGGGCCGCGATCTGGCGCAGGCTTGCCGCGACCATTACAGCAAGCCGGTATCGCTGATGCTCTGGGTGTTGTGCGAGCTGGCGATAGCCGCTTGCGATTTGGCAGAGCTGATTGGAACAGCAATTGCTCTCAATTTGTTGTTTGGATTGCCGCTGCTTTGGGGCGTCATTTTGACCTCATTGGATGTCATGGTCGTGCTGCTGCTGCAAAATAAAGGTTTCCGCTACATGGAGGCGCTCGTCATTACGCTCATCGGAACGATTGGCGCATGCTTCCTGATCGAGTTGATCTGGGCGCAGCCAATTATGGCCGACGTGATGAAGGGTTTCATTCCTTCCGGAGAGATCGTTACCAATCCAGCCATGCTCTATATTGCGATCGGCATTCTCGGAGCGACCGTGATGCCGCATAATCTGTACCTGCATTCCTCCATCGTGCAGACACGCAGCTTTGAGCAGACTCCAGCGGGCAAAAAAGAAGCGATCCACTTCGCGACGATCGACTCGACAATTGCGCTGGGGCTGGCGCTGTTTATTAACGCAGCCATTTTAATCGTGGCTGGCGCCGTATTTCATTCCAGTGGTAATACCGGCATAGCTGATATTGGGGACGCCTATCACCTAATGACGCCGCTTATGGGCGGAGCTGCCGCCAGCGTACTGTTCGGCATCGCTCTGCTGGCAGCAGGTCAAAACTCGACGCTCACCGGTACGCTCGCCGGGCAGATTGTCATGGAGGGCTTTCTCGGCCTCCGCATGAAACCTTGGCTGCGAAGGCTGATTACTCGGCTGATCGCACTCGTCCCGGCGGTCATCGTGACAGCTCTGTATGGAGAGAAAGGGACGACCGATCTGCTCATTCTCAGCCAAGTCATCCTGTCGCTGCAACTGAGCTTTGCTGTATTCCCACTCGTGAAGTTCACCAGCGATCCGGGCAAAATGGGCGAGTTCGCCAACAAAACTTTCATCAAGTTGCTTTCCTGGTTTTGTGCAGCTCTTATCGCGGTGTTGAACCTGTACCTGCTCGGGATGACAGTTTGGGGCTGGTTTTGAAGTCCAAACTGCATAAGAACCCTCTTTTGGCCATACCTATACAATACCAATAATGACCTCAAGGGGGTGCGCCTGTCTTCCAGCCAAGCAATTCGGCCGGGAGCAGGAAATCATGTCCGATGACCCACTGCCGCTAGGACTGAGTTTAATTCTGATTTTCTTGTTTGTCTTTTTGAACGGTTTTTTTGTCGCTGCCGAATTTGCCATGGTCAAAGTACGGGGAAGCCGCATCACAACGCTCGTTTCTGAGGGTAATGGCAAGGCCAGGTTCGCCTCACGCTTAACCGGCAATTTGAATGCTTTCCTATCCGCTTCCCAGCTCGGCATCACGCTGGCATCGCTGGGGCTCGGATGGATCGGGGGGCCAGCAATCGCGCGTGCTCTCCAACCCTTGTTCCACAAATTCGGTATCGAAGGTTTGACTGCTAGCGCGGTTTCTTTTTTTATCGCCTTCGGCTTCATCACGCTCTTGCATATCGTCCTCGGCGAGCTAGCTCCCAAAACAATCGCCATCCGCAAGGCGGAAAAGGTAACCTTGTGGACCTCAATTCCCCTCGTTTATTTTCACGCGATCATGTTCCCCTTCATCTGGGCTTTGGACGGTTTGGCTAGTCTCTTGCTAAAATGGATCGGCATCACGCCAGCGGCCGATTATAAATCAGCCCACAATGAGGAGGAGATCCGCATCCTCATGCAGGAAAGCCATAAAAGCGGCTTGATCGATGGAACGGAGCTGGCGCTTATGGACAATATTTTTGATTTTTCGGATACTAATGCCCGTGAAATTATGATTCCTCGTACGGATATGGTTTGCCTCTCCCTTCATCATCCCTTTGAGCAAAACAAGGCGGCGGCGCTTGCTCAGAAGCATACCCGTTATCCCGTCTGCGAGGGAGATAAGGATAATATTATCGGTTTTGTCCATATCAAGGATTTGCTTAAGGCGACGCCCGAGATTAGCGAGCTGCGCCTGCTGCTGCGCCCAATTACCGCCGTTCCGGAATCAATGCGAATCAGTTCCTTGCTCAAGCTGATGCAAAGAAGCAAAACGGGAATCGCGATTTTAATCGATGAGTATGGAGGTACATCGGGTTTGGTCACGCTGAAGGACATCATGGAGGAAATTGTAGGTGATATACGTGACGAATTCGACGTGGAGGAGCGTGCGGAGCTAGAGCAGATTGACGCCAGCACCTTCTCGTTGAGTGGACTTATGCAATTGGAGGATGTAAATGAGCGCTTCGCTCTAAAAATAGATACAGAGACATACGCGACGATCGGCGGATGGCTCAGCTCGCATATCGGCATTCCGCTGCGTATAGGGCGGTCCGTGTCCTTAGGGAATGGCTCGGAGCTTATTCTTGAGGAAAGTGAGCATTTGCGGGTATCGCGCGTGCTGTTAAGACTTGGCAGAGAGTCCGGGGGGAGCGACAAGGATGATCCATTTAACTGAGCGCGTTGTGTGCGTTGTTCCTAGACAATCTGCCTAGAAACTTACAAGAAAACTAGGGTTTATAGCTTCATCCCTTCCGATGCTCAAAATGATCAACGGAAACTCCCTTTGTCGATACTGACAACGTTATAATTTCATTACCATACGGCGGATTATGGGCGCCTACAAAGGTTTTAACTAGTACTTTCACTTGGAAGTAATAACTTCCTTCAACTAACCGGTCTATATTCAAAATCTCTGCATCATAAAGCCCATATTGTCTCGACATAAAGCCTATATTAATATCCTGTAATAGCATTGGATATTCCTGGAGAGAGGGTCGTTAAAAGCACTTGCATAAGTGTATTTTCTTGTTCTCGCGGCTGTGCATTTACGACTGCTGGAATTAGAAGTCCAGTTATAATCAGAATGCTAACAAATCGCTTTATCATGTAGACCCTCCTATTCAATGGGTAGTTTTACCAAGCGCATGCTGAACCATGTATATGATCTTAATCCGAATCGTCAAGCGAAGTTTCTGCTACTTGGCCGCTGTAATCGCTCAGTCGAAGACGAACCCAAGGGCAGCAAAACGCAAGACGGGGCTGTCCCAAAAGCTCCTCCAACACAAATGAATTTAAGCGCGTTAGCAAAACGGGAGGACGCTGAGTCCAGCTCAGCTTCCCTCGTCTTTGTTTATTTGTCATAGCGGCTTTCTTCAGTAAATTGTGGGCAAGGCAAAGCCACCCGACTTCGAGGCTTGTTTTTGCCAAGCCTTGAAGTAGGAAATGCTGGATTTTCACTACAGTAGGTCCGATGGCGCTAAAAAGGTTCGAATCAGTAAGCTCTCTGAGCATTATTTGTTATGTATTAATGCACCTCCATGCGTAACGGATCTGAGAAGCCTTATTCCTGTAAAATCGAAGGATTTCGCGGCGTAACGGAACTGACAGACGTTATTCCGGTATGATCTTGGAAATATCATCATTCCTGACCCAAATAGCGCTTCTCAGATCCGTTAGCTGGCTTGAACCCGTGTTTGATGGGAAATAAGCTCTCTGAGTTCCGTTAGGGCATGAATGGTCGAGCTGATGCGCGATGAGATTAGTTCGTTAGGGCATGAATAGTCGAGCTGATGTGCGATGAGTTGTTTAGTTCCGCTAGGCAGGAATGGTCGAACTGGATGTGTTAGGAGTAGTCTAGCAAGTTAGGGTTAGCGATTCGATAGTAGCTGGCACATAAAAGAGGGGAGGAGACTGAGCCTAGCTCAGTCTCCTCCCCTCTTACAGCGTTTAGCTTTAAGGGGGCTTTTGGAACCCCTCTCCCGTGTTCAAGCATTATTCGGCCCAGCAAGGGCCGCCCCCGGGGGCTTAAGCCCTTCCGGCAGCCTCGAATTCAAGCTCGTTGACCCGATTGACCTTGTCAATCGTGCCACCACCGAGACAAGTTTCGCCGTCATAGAATACGACGGCTTGTCCCGGCGTGATCGCCTTTTGCGGCTGATCGAACACAACTTCCGCGCTGCCGTCTGCGGCTAGGCGCAGCGTTACGCCTTGATCCGGCTGGCGGTAGCGGAACTTGGCTGTGCAGCGCAGTTCGCCTTGCGGCAGCTGCGGCGCAATCCAGTTCACGCCGGTTGCCGTGAGCGAGGAAGAGTACAGACGAGCATGCGCATCTCCCTGTACAACATACAAAATGTTGGACTCCAGGTCCTTGTCGGCAACGAACCACGGCTCGCCTGTGCCGGAACCGCCGATGCCGAGCCCTTGGCGCTGGCCAAGCGTGTAGTACATCAGGCCGTCATGCCTGCCTTTGGTCTCCCCGCTGCGCAGATCGACCATGGAGCCAGGCTGAGCAGGCAAATACCCGCTGAGGAACTGCTTAAAGTTGCGCTCACCGATAAAGCAGACGCCGGTGCTGTCCTTTTTACGAGCTGTAGACAGTCCGAACTCTTCTGCGATCCGGCGTACTTCCGGCTTAGGAAGATGGCCGATCGGGAACATTGCCGAAGCAAGCTGCTCCTGGCTCAGCTGATGCAAGAAGTAGGACTGGTCTTTGTTGCTGTCAATACCGCGCAGCAGCGTGGTGACGCCCTTTTCATCGCGGCTGACTTTAGCATAGTGGCCTGTCGCCAAATAATCTGCGCCGAGCGACTTAGCCTTGGCAAGGAACTCGCCAAACTTGATCTCGCGGTTACACATGACATCGGGATTAGGCGTGCGTCCCCGGCGGTATTCATCCAGAAAATAGCTGAACACTTTGTCAAAATATTGCCGCTCGAAATTAACCGTATAATATGGAATGCCGATCTGCTCGCAGACACGGCGTACATCTTCCGCATCCTCATCCGCGCTGCAGACGCCGTTCTCATCCGTTTCATCCCAGTTCTTCATGAAGATGCCGATGACATCGTAACCTTGCTGCTTCAAAAGCAGAGCGGCCACGGAAGAGTCGACGCCTCCGGACATGCCTACGACAACGCGTTTGGAACCATTGCTTTCATGCGCTGACATATTAATCCACCACCTTGACAATCTTGATCTTCCCCTGTTATTCTGACACCTTGTG
This window contains:
- a CDS encoding putative ATPase gives rise to the protein MSNVCTLYLAMVNYSLWIPFTGVERMDLFDYKEEDAPRARLLADRMRPRTLEEYIGQEDVVGPGTLLRRAIESDQVSSLLLFGPPGSGKTTLANIISLRTEGEFVKLNAVDATVKDVRDVIDRAKSTKTLYGRKTILFLDEVHRFNSSRQDALLPAVEQGIIIFIGATTENPFHSVNGALLSRSTLFRLHALESRHALEAMQRAIADKERGLGFMKLDVRPEALEHIASMAGGDIRRALNALDLAAVTTPSEPDGSVIVTLEVAQESIRSRAVQADESTQYDILSAFHKSIRGSSDAALFWFLYAVEKLGMDPMVFIRRLIVACSEDIGLANPQAMVQAVTSMDAYHKIGWPEAKYNVAQAILFAVESPKSNATALAISKAMTKMDAVGTPEVPLHLRDAHYKGAQQLGHVGYQYPHDFPGHYVDQLYYPERLAGSTVYEATSQGMEDKIRHNQQQRKSASSRGKPGR
- a CDS encoding transcriptional regulator, with protein sequence MLQTNLQHIKHHNSDPSAIGLFGLAMVTLVASTQKLGWTDGYALVIPWAVFLGAIAQLFAAVEDAKRGNHFGTTAFAAYGLFWLGVASSWLIKLGVFGPVLASTADGNQLGVAFAGYLIFTLFMTIGAAETNKTLFLIFVLIDFLFLGLALSAFGIAESFTHGLAAWSELFIALVSFYGMGANVLNNHLGYTFLPIGKPMGWFKKPV
- a CDS encoding Hemolysin, contains CBS domains; amino-acid sequence: MSDDPLPLGLSLILIFLFVFLNGFFVAAEFAMVKVRGSRITTLVSEGNGKARFASRLTGNLNAFLSASQLGITLASLGLGWIGGPAIARALQPLFHKFGIEGLTASAVSFFIAFGFITLLHIVLGELAPKTIAIRKAEKVTLWTSIPLVYFHAIMFPFIWALDGLASLLLKWIGITPAADYKSAHNEEEIRILMQESHKSGLIDGTELALMDNIFDFSDTNAREIMIPRTDMVCLSLHHPFEQNKAAALAQKHTRYPVCEGDKDNIIGFVHIKDLLKATPEISELRLLLRPITAVPESMRISSLLKLMQRSKTGIAILIDEYGGTSGLVTLKDIMEEIVGDIRDEFDVEERAELEQIDASTFSLSGLMQLEDVNERFALKIDTETYATIGGWLSSHIGIPLRIGRSVSLGNGSELILEESEHLRVSRVLLRLGRESGGSDKDDPFN
- a CDS encoding manganese transport protein, producing MIEKELAATISDGEGWRRAGGQPSLAEVHRSLHVPKKASWLRKLLAFMGPGYLVAVGYMDPGNWATDLAGGSMFGYTLLSVVLLSNLIAMLLQSLSGKLGIVTGRDLAQACRDHYSKPVSLMLWVLCELAIAACDLAELIGTAIALNLLFGLPLLWGVILTSLDVMVVLLLQNKGFRYMEALVITLIGTIGACFLIELIWAQPIMADVMKGFIPSGEIVTNPAMLYIAIGILGATVMPHNLYLHSSIVQTRSFEQTPAGKKEAIHFATIDSTIALGLALFINAAILIVAGAVFHSSGNTGIADIGDAYHLMTPLMGGAAASVLFGIALLAAGQNSTLTGTLAGQIVMEGFLGLRMKPWLRRLITRLIALVPAVIVTALYGEKGTTDLLILSQVILSLQLSFAVFPLVKFTSDPGKMGEFANKTFIKLLSWFCAALIAVLNLYLLGMTVWGWF
- a CDS encoding tRNA-specific 2-thiouridylase, translated to MSAHESNGSKRVVVGMSGGVDSSVAALLLKQQGYDVIGIFMKNWDETDENGVCSADEDAEDVRRVCEQIGIPYYTVNFERQYFDKVFSYFLDEYRRGRTPNPDVMCNREIKFGEFLAKAKSLGADYLATGHYAKVSRDEKGVTTLLRGIDSNKDQSYFLHQLSQEQLASAMFPIGHLPKPEVRRIAEEFGLSTARKKDSTGVCFIGERNFKQFLSGYLPAQPGSMVDLRSGETKGRHDGLMYYTLGQRQGLGIGGSGTGEPWFVADKDLESNILYVVQGDAHARLYSSSLTATGVNWIAPQLPQGELRCTAKFRYRQPDQGVTLRLAADGSAEVVFDQPQKAITPGQAVVFYDGETCLGGGTIDKVNRVNELEFEAAGRA